A genomic segment from Sulfuritalea hydrogenivorans sk43H encodes:
- a CDS encoding NADH-quinone oxidoreductase subunit B family protein, which yields MIHLLKHIFRTGILTEPMPAEEGGPQREIDRLHDEILHVLGRALTIREVDAGSCNGCELEIHALNNPYYNLEGRGIKFVASPRHADMLLVTGPVTRNMENALRIAYDCTPDPKLVVAVGDCGCNGGVFGESYASCGAIENVVGVDLRIPGCPPTPLALMQGILAAVRKSK from the coding sequence ATGATCCATTTGCTCAAACACATCTTTCGCACCGGCATCCTGACCGAGCCCATGCCCGCGGAAGAGGGCGGGCCGCAGCGCGAGATCGACCGGCTGCACGACGAAATCCTGCATGTGCTCGGCCGCGCGCTGACCATCCGCGAAGTCGATGCCGGTTCCTGCAACGGCTGCGAGCTGGAAATCCACGCGCTGAACAACCCCTACTACAACCTCGAAGGGCGCGGCATCAAGTTCGTCGCCAGCCCGCGCCATGCCGACATGCTGCTGGTGACCGGACCGGTGACCAGGAACATGGAAAACGCGCTGCGTATCGCCTACGACTGCACGCCCGACCCCAAGCTGGTGGTGGCGGTGGGCGACTGCGGCTGCAACGGCGGCGTTTTCGGCGAAAGCTACGCGAGCTGCGGCGCGATCGAAAACGTGGTCGGCGTCGACCTGCGCATCCCCGGCTGCCCGCCGACGCCGCTGGCGCTGATGCAGGGCATCCTCGCGGCGGTGCGCAAGTCGAAGTAG
- a CDS encoding antitoxin — MINERHVSLFRNGRNQAIRIPREFELAGTEAIIRKEGERLIIEPAPPRERLLTLLAGWEPLDEAFPEIPDTPTAPEDVL, encoded by the coding sequence ATGATCAACGAGCGCCATGTTTCCCTGTTTCGCAACGGTCGCAACCAGGCGATCCGGATCCCCCGCGAATTCGAGCTCGCGGGTACCGAGGCCATCATCCGCAAGGAAGGCGAGCGGCTGATCATCGAGCCGGCACCGCCGCGCGAGCGGCTGCTGACGCTGCTGGCCGGATGGGAGCCGCTGGATGAGGCGTTTCCTGAAATCCCCGATACACCGACGGCGCCCGAGGACGTGCTTTGA
- a CDS encoding IS5 family transposase, with translation MKQMTLAATRGFEKHNRATRKAEFLARMDRLMPWAEFCAVIEPHYPKAGNGRPPVGLERMLRMYCVANWFNLADEACEDALYDVPVFREFCRIDLGRERVPDATTLLHFRHLLERHDLGAAMFAKIGELLLANGMKLSGGTIVDATLIAAPPSTKNQEKSRDPEMHQTKKGNEWHFGMKLHIGTDSQSGLVHSASVTAANVHDSHQVPNLLHGAETRFYGDSAYRGQEQRKRLKVIAPKAKDFTNKRAYRNNPLTDADKETNRRKSSVRSKVEHPFLTVKRLWGFAKVRYRGLAKNANRAFAMLAMLNVSMWARPLTGEVRPA, from the coding sequence ATGAAACAAATGACGCTGGCGGCGACACGAGGATTCGAGAAGCACAACCGTGCGACGCGCAAGGCGGAGTTTCTGGCGCGGATGGATCGCCTGATGCCGTGGGCCGAGTTCTGCGCCGTGATTGAACCGCATTACCCGAAGGCCGGGAATGGCCGGCCACCGGTGGGACTGGAGCGCATGCTGCGGATGTACTGCGTCGCCAACTGGTTCAACCTGGCCGACGAAGCCTGTGAAGACGCCCTCTACGATGTCCCCGTGTTTCGTGAGTTCTGCCGCATCGACCTGGGCCGGGAACGGGTGCCAGACGCCACGACCCTGCTGCACTTTCGGCATCTTCTGGAACGTCACGATCTGGGAGCCGCCATGTTCGCCAAGATCGGCGAATTGCTGCTGGCCAACGGCATGAAGCTCTCCGGCGGCACGATTGTCGATGCCACCCTGATTGCCGCGCCGCCCTCGACCAAGAACCAGGAGAAGAGCCGCGACCCGGAGATGCACCAGACCAAGAAGGGCAACGAGTGGCACTTCGGCATGAAGCTGCACATCGGCACGGACAGCCAGAGCGGACTGGTCCATAGCGCCAGCGTCACGGCCGCCAACGTTCATGACAGCCACCAAGTGCCGAACCTGCTGCATGGTGCGGAAACTCGCTTCTACGGCGACAGCGCCTATCGGGGCCAAGAGCAGCGTAAGCGGCTGAAGGTCATCGCGCCGAAGGCGAAGGACTTCACCAACAAGCGCGCCTATCGGAACAACCCGCTGACGGACGCCGACAAGGAAACCAACCGCCGCAAGTCCAGCGTGCGATCCAAGGTCGAGCACCCGTTCCTGACCGTGAAGCGCCTGTGGGGCTTTGCCAAGGTTCGCTATCGCGGTCTGGCAAAGAACGCCAATCGCGCCTTTGCCATGCTGGCGATGCTCAACGTCAGCATGTGGGCACGACCATTGACGGGAGAGGTGCGTCCGGCATGA
- a CDS encoding hydrogenase large subunit: MFLCDHSAIEFTPQPGIGAPVWRGHAPSGDDLKDFAAAAHLAGGRLAAIWGSDERQRGGGFRLHCVFGLDRGHAWVSLDLSAAEPVYPDLSGIFPAANRMQRATRDMVGISTDGGDQRPWLRHGAWPADWYPLRHDAVHEAGMGAGFENLPSDYDFVQVGGEGAHEIPVGPIHAGIIEPGHFRFSVVGERVLRLEQRLGYQHKGVERLFIGADLTHGARLVGRVSGDSTCAYAWAYADAVEAACGVEAPPRALLLRALILERERIANHLGDLGALGNDAAFAFGLTQFLRLKEDWLRLNQKVFGHRFMMDRIVPGGVAVDADAAALAAIIEQCGAIGGEVKKLRALYDEHAGLQDRFAITGTIDAALARELSLSGMAARATGILLDGRAHRQGYTPPPPYAALGVRPATDERGDVAARVAVRFDEISESLRLLRVIAVGMPSGATRVEVAPRGGAGGLGVIEGWRGEVLVGVQLDGDGRLARVHPHDPSWQAWPALEHAVMKDIVPDFPLINKSFNLSYSGADL; this comes from the coding sequence ATGTTCCTCTGCGACCACTCCGCCATTGAATTCACGCCGCAACCGGGCATCGGCGCACCGGTCTGGCGCGGTCATGCCCCGAGCGGCGACGACCTGAAGGATTTCGCTGCCGCCGCGCACCTGGCCGGCGGCCGCCTGGCGGCGATCTGGGGCAGCGATGAGCGGCAGCGCGGCGGGGGTTTCCGCCTGCATTGCGTGTTCGGGCTCGATCGCGGCCATGCCTGGGTGAGCCTCGATCTGTCGGCCGCCGAGCCTGTCTATCCCGACTTGTCCGGCATCTTCCCGGCCGCCAACCGCATGCAGCGCGCCACCCGCGACATGGTCGGCATCAGTACCGACGGCGGCGACCAGCGCCCCTGGCTGCGCCACGGCGCGTGGCCGGCCGACTGGTATCCGCTGCGCCACGATGCGGTGCATGAGGCGGGCATGGGCGCCGGCTTCGAGAACCTTCCCAGCGACTACGACTTCGTCCAGGTCGGCGGTGAGGGCGCCCACGAAATTCCGGTCGGCCCCATTCACGCCGGGATCATCGAGCCGGGGCACTTCCGGTTTTCCGTCGTCGGTGAGCGCGTACTGCGCCTGGAGCAGCGGCTGGGCTACCAGCACAAGGGTGTCGAGCGACTGTTCATCGGCGCCGACCTGACGCATGGCGCGCGGCTGGTCGGCCGCGTCTCTGGCGATTCCACCTGCGCCTACGCCTGGGCCTATGCGGATGCAGTCGAAGCGGCGTGCGGCGTCGAGGCGCCGCCGCGCGCCTTGCTGCTGCGCGCGCTGATCCTGGAGCGCGAGCGCATCGCCAATCACCTGGGCGACCTCGGCGCGCTGGGCAACGATGCCGCTTTCGCTTTCGGCCTGACCCAGTTCCTGCGCCTCAAGGAAGACTGGCTGCGGCTGAACCAGAAGGTGTTCGGCCATCGCTTCATGATGGATCGCATCGTGCCCGGCGGCGTCGCCGTGGACGCCGATGCCGCGGCACTGGCCGCCATCATCGAGCAGTGCGGCGCCATCGGCGGCGAAGTGAAAAAACTGCGCGCGCTCTACGACGAGCATGCGGGCCTGCAGGATCGTTTCGCCATCACCGGCACCATCGACGCCGCGCTGGCGCGTGAACTCTCGCTCTCCGGCATGGCGGCGCGCGCCACCGGCATCCTGCTCGACGGCCGGGCGCATCGGCAGGGCTACACGCCGCCGCCGCCCTATGCCGCGCTCGGTGTGCGCCCGGCGACCGACGAGCGCGGCGATGTCGCCGCGCGCGTCGCCGTGCGCTTCGATGAAATCTCCGAATCGCTGCGCCTGCTGCGCGTAATCGCCGTCGGCATGCCATCGGGCGCGACGCGTGTTGAAGTGGCGCCGCGTGGCGGCGCCGGCGGCCTCGGCGTGATCGAAGGCTGGCGCGGCGAAGTGCTGGTCGGCGTCCAGCTCGACGGCGACGGCAGGCTGGCCCGCGTCCATCCGCACGATCCCTCCTGGCAGGCCTGGCCGGCGCTGGAGCATGCGGTGATGAAGGACATCGTCCCCGACTTCCCGCTGATCAACAAGTCCTTCAACCTGTCCTACTCGGGAGCCGACCTGTGA
- the hyfB gene encoding hydrogenase 4 subunit B gives MNSLLPIDTLLIAACAWLAVGLLGLVAPRDTRFISKTLFPLGAVIGTLVGLVALGSLGGETQTAVLVIGLPDLPFHLRLDNLSAVFALLLGFVSVGISIFAAGYFRKGEGTAPGLLCLEYHVFLASMLMVLLADDAYAFMVAWETMALSSFFLVTTDHRHEEIRRAGFLYLLIAHIGAIAILLCFGVMTGGAGDYSFAGMRAQELSPFWASAAFLLALAGFGAKAGLVPLHVWLPEAHPAAPSPVSAMMSGVMLKTAIYGLLRVSFDLLHTTIWWWGVVALVIGLATALFGVLYSTVQSDMKRLLAYSSIENIGLIAVGIGLTLIFHAYRMEGLAALAMTAVLYHCLAHSAFKSLLFLCTGSVLHATKERSLGKLGGLIHRMPWVAWLALAGVIASAGLPPLSGFVSEWLLLQSFLFSPGLPHPWLNMVVPVAAALVVLVAALAGFAMVKFYGIIFLGQMREPGLKDAHDAGTWEKFGLAWLALITLLLGILPSTVIMRIDAATRQLLGTGLADKVNEQGWWMLAPISPERASYEPLIFLVTIAATLLLGRWLVRRLYHGRVRRTSAWDCGYYFQGPRAQDTAEGFSQPIRRIFEPMFRMQRHFPTARDTEPYYSVKVEDHFWYWLYLPVAKLAGRISTLIVALQGGRIAVYLMYSFITLLVLLLVARP, from the coding sequence ATGAACAGTCTCCTGCCCATCGACACCCTGCTGATAGCTGCCTGCGCCTGGCTGGCTGTCGGGTTGCTCGGACTGGTGGCGCCGCGCGATACGCGCTTCATCAGCAAGACCCTGTTCCCGCTGGGCGCAGTCATCGGCACGCTGGTGGGGCTGGTGGCGCTGGGTTCCCTTGGCGGCGAAACGCAAACCGCGGTGCTGGTGATCGGCCTGCCCGACCTGCCCTTCCATCTGCGACTCGACAATCTTTCCGCCGTGTTCGCCCTGCTGCTGGGTTTTGTCTCGGTCGGCATTTCCATCTTTGCCGCCGGCTACTTCCGGAAAGGCGAAGGCACCGCGCCGGGGCTGCTCTGCCTCGAATACCACGTCTTCCTCGCCAGCATGCTGATGGTATTGCTGGCCGACGACGCCTACGCCTTCATGGTGGCCTGGGAGACCATGGCGCTGTCGTCCTTCTTCCTCGTCACCACCGATCATCGCCACGAGGAAATCCGCCGCGCCGGGTTTCTGTATCTGCTGATCGCCCACATCGGCGCCATCGCCATCCTGCTGTGCTTCGGCGTCATGACCGGTGGCGCGGGTGACTACAGCTTCGCCGGCATGCGCGCGCAGGAACTTTCTCCGTTCTGGGCCTCGGCCGCCTTCCTGCTGGCGCTGGCCGGTTTCGGCGCCAAGGCCGGCTTGGTGCCGCTCCACGTCTGGCTGCCGGAGGCGCATCCGGCCGCGCCTTCGCCGGTGTCGGCGATGATGTCCGGCGTGATGCTGAAGACTGCCATCTACGGCCTGCTGCGCGTCAGCTTCGACCTGCTGCACACGACGATTTGGTGGTGGGGCGTCGTGGCGCTGGTGATCGGTCTCGCCACGGCGCTGTTCGGCGTGCTCTACAGCACCGTGCAAAGCGACATGAAGCGGCTGCTGGCGTATTCGTCGATCGAGAACATCGGCCTCATCGCGGTCGGCATCGGCCTGACGCTGATCTTCCACGCCTATCGCATGGAAGGGCTGGCGGCGCTGGCGATGACGGCGGTGCTGTATCACTGCCTTGCCCATTCCGCCTTCAAGAGCCTGCTGTTCCTGTGCACCGGCTCGGTACTGCACGCGACGAAGGAACGCAGCCTGGGCAAGCTCGGCGGTTTGATCCATCGCATGCCCTGGGTGGCCTGGCTGGCGCTGGCCGGGGTGATCGCCAGCGCCGGCCTGCCGCCGCTTTCAGGATTCGTGTCGGAGTGGCTGCTGCTGCAAAGCTTCCTGTTTTCGCCGGGCCTGCCGCATCCCTGGCTCAACATGGTGGTGCCGGTGGCGGCGGCGCTGGTGGTGCTCGTCGCCGCGCTGGCCGGCTTCGCCATGGTCAAGTTCTACGGCATCATCTTCCTCGGCCAGATGCGCGAACCCGGGCTCAAGGATGCCCATGATGCCGGCACCTGGGAAAAATTCGGTCTTGCCTGGCTGGCGCTGATCACGCTGCTGCTGGGCATCCTGCCGTCGACGGTGATCATGCGCATCGACGCCGCCACGCGCCAGTTGCTCGGCACGGGTCTCGCCGACAAGGTGAACGAGCAGGGCTGGTGGATGCTGGCGCCGATCTCGCCGGAGCGGGCCAGCTACGAGCCGCTGATCTTCCTCGTCACCATCGCCGCCACGCTGCTGCTCGGCCGCTGGCTGGTGCGCCGCCTCTATCACGGCCGCGTGCGCCGCACTTCGGCCTGGGACTGCGGCTACTACTTCCAGGGGCCGCGCGCGCAGGACACCGCCGAGGGCTTCAGCCAGCCGATCCGCCGCATCTTCGAGCCGATGTTCCGCATGCAGCGGCATTTTCCCACCGCGCGCGACACCGAGCCGTATTACAGCGTCAAGGTCGAGGATCATTTCTGGTACTGGCTCTACCTGCCGGTGGCCAAACTCGCCGGACGGATATCGACGCTGATCGTCGCCCTGCAGGGCGGACGCATCGCCGTCTATCTGATGTACAGCTTCATCACCCTGCTCGTGCTTCTTCTGGTGGCGCGGCCATGA
- a CDS encoding L-lactate dehydrogenase, translated as MNNETCGLGLAPATASDYREMARRRLPRHLFDYLDGAAYEERTAGENQQAFQRLQLRQRVMRDVSRLNLSTKVLGQDLALPLVLAPLGIAGAMACRAEVQAARAAEAAGVPFCESTVSICSIEEVRAATTAPFWYQLYVMRDRGYAKDLMARAHAAGCPVLVLTVDLAVMGARYRDVRNGMAGGLSLGGKMAKAWDLLSHPQWLLDVGVRGKPLTFGNLTAAVPDAGSLPEFKAWVDSQFDPAVTWKDLAWVRENWPGKILLKGVLDIDDAREAAAAGADGIVVSNHGGRQLDSVAASIDALPRIVDAVGDKLDVLMDGGVRSGLDVVKALALGAKACMLGRAWGYAVAARGEAGVAHMLSVMRSEMNVALALCGVADVAKLDRQALLDSNGDRAV; from the coding sequence ATGAACAATGAAACCTGCGGACTCGGCCTGGCTCCCGCCACGGCAAGCGACTATCGGGAAATGGCGCGCAGGCGCCTGCCGCGGCACCTGTTCGATTACCTCGACGGGGCCGCCTACGAAGAACGCACCGCGGGCGAGAACCAGCAGGCTTTCCAGCGCCTGCAACTGCGCCAGCGCGTCATGCGCGATGTCTCGCGGCTCAACTTGTCCACCAAGGTGCTGGGCCAGGATCTCGCCCTGCCGCTGGTCCTCGCCCCGCTCGGAATCGCCGGCGCCATGGCGTGCCGGGCCGAGGTGCAGGCCGCGCGCGCCGCCGAAGCCGCCGGCGTGCCCTTCTGCGAATCGACGGTTTCCATCTGTTCGATCGAGGAAGTCCGCGCCGCCACCACGGCGCCTTTCTGGTACCAGCTCTACGTCATGCGCGACCGCGGCTATGCGAAGGACCTGATGGCCCGCGCGCACGCGGCAGGCTGCCCGGTGCTGGTGCTGACCGTAGACCTCGCCGTGATGGGCGCGCGCTACCGCGACGTGCGCAACGGCATGGCCGGCGGCCTGTCGCTCGGCGGAAAAATGGCGAAAGCCTGGGACCTGCTCTCGCATCCGCAATGGCTGCTCGATGTTGGCGTCCGCGGCAAGCCCCTGACCTTCGGCAACCTGACGGCCGCGGTGCCCGATGCGGGCAGCCTGCCGGAATTCAAGGCGTGGGTGGATAGCCAGTTCGATCCGGCCGTTACCTGGAAGGACCTGGCCTGGGTGCGCGAAAACTGGCCGGGCAAGATCCTGCTCAAGGGCGTCCTCGACATCGACGACGCGCGCGAAGCGGCGGCGGCCGGCGCCGATGGCATCGTCGTCTCCAACCACGGCGGCCGCCAGCTCGACAGCGTCGCCGCCAGCATCGACGCGCTGCCGCGGATCGTCGATGCCGTCGGCGACAAGCTGGATGTGCTGATGGATGGCGGCGTGCGCAGCGGGCTCGATGTCGTCAAGGCGCTCGCGCTCGGCGCCAAAGCCTGCATGCTCGGCCGTGCCTGGGGCTATGCGGTGGCCGCGCGCGGCGAAGCCGGCGTCGCCCACATGCTGTCGGTGATGCGCAGCGAAATGAACGTCGCGCTGGCGCTGTGCGGCGTGGCCGACGTGGCGAAGCTGGATCGGCAGGCACTGCTCGACTCGAACGGCGACAGGGCGGTCTGA
- a CDS encoding type II toxin-antitoxin system VapC family toxin translates to MRYLLDTNILSDLIRYPRGAAARRLAEVGVDAICTSIVVACELRYGAARRDSAPLTQRVEALLSSLSVLPFEADADSHYADIRATLERAGAPIGGNDLLIAAHGRSLGATVVTHNLREFERVPGLRVEDWLAGDPDIAS, encoded by the coding sequence GTGCGCTATCTGCTCGACACCAATATCCTTTCCGACCTGATCCGGTATCCGCGCGGCGCGGCGGCGCGGCGCCTGGCGGAGGTCGGTGTCGATGCGATTTGCACCAGCATCGTGGTGGCCTGCGAACTCCGCTATGGCGCGGCACGGCGCGACTCGGCACCGCTCACGCAGCGGGTGGAGGCGCTGCTTTCCAGTCTGTCGGTGCTGCCTTTCGAGGCCGATGCCGACAGCCACTACGCCGACATTCGCGCCACGCTGGAGCGCGCTGGAGCGCCCATCGGCGGCAACGACCTGCTGATCGCCGCCCACGGCCGCTCACTGGGCGCCACCGTCGTCACCCACAACCTGCGCGAGTTCGAGCGTGTGCCAGGTTTGCGGGTGGAGGACTGGCTGGCGGGCGATCCCGACATAGCAAGCTGA
- a CDS encoding respiratory chain complex I subunit 1 family protein, translating into MISISGLLGQAFAILLALVLAPLLSGWVGQCRAWLQSRTAPPLLLPYYQLQKLFHKDVVLAHGASSLFRAAPFVVFGCMVLACAIIPSLSTDLPLAPAADALALVGVFGLARVFISLAAMDVGTSFGTLGGRREMLVGFLAEPALLMVIFTLAMIAQSTSVATIVETLAHRELVIYPSLAFAGIAFTFVSFAENARVPVDNPATHLELTMIHEAMILEYSGRHLALIEWAASLKLYAYSCLGLALFFPWGIAPGDNFLALVAAIPLLLFKLAIGGAFLAAIETINAKMRIFRAPEFLGTAFMLAVLGLLVRLLLESKV; encoded by the coding sequence ATGATCAGTATCTCGGGACTGTTGGGCCAGGCCTTCGCCATCCTGCTGGCGCTGGTGCTGGCGCCGCTGCTGTCGGGCTGGGTGGGCCAGTGCCGCGCCTGGCTGCAAAGCCGCACCGCGCCGCCCTTGCTGCTGCCGTATTACCAGTTGCAGAAGCTGTTCCACAAGGACGTGGTGCTGGCGCACGGCGCCTCGTCGCTGTTCCGCGCCGCACCCTTTGTCGTCTTCGGTTGCATGGTGCTGGCCTGCGCCATCATTCCCAGCCTGTCCACCGACCTGCCGCTGGCGCCGGCCGCCGATGCCCTGGCGCTGGTCGGCGTGTTCGGCCTGGCGCGCGTGTTCATTTCGCTGGCGGCGATGGATGTCGGCACCTCCTTCGGCACCCTCGGCGGCCGCCGCGAAATGCTGGTGGGCTTCCTCGCCGAGCCGGCGCTCCTGATGGTGATCTTCACCCTGGCCATGATCGCCCAGTCTACCTCGGTGGCCACCATCGTCGAGACCCTGGCCCATCGCGAACTGGTGATCTACCCCAGCCTGGCCTTTGCCGGCATCGCCTTCACCTTCGTCTCCTTCGCCGAGAACGCCCGCGTGCCGGTGGACAATCCGGCCACCCATCTCGAACTGACCATGATCCACGAGGCAATGATCCTCGAATATTCGGGCCGCCACCTCGCCTTGATCGAATGGGCGGCGAGCCTCAAGCTGTATGCCTATTCCTGCCTCGGCCTGGCGCTGTTTTTCCCGTGGGGCATCGCGCCGGGGGACAACTTCCTGGCGCTGGTCGCGGCGATACCGCTGCTGCTGTTCAAGCTCGCCATCGGCGGCGCCTTCCTCGCCGCCATCGAGACCATCAACGCCAAGATGCGCATCTTCCGCGCCCCTGAATTCCTTGGCACCGCCTTCATGCTGGCGGTGCTCGGCCTGCTGGTCCGGTTGCTGCTCGAAAGCAAGGTATGA
- a CDS encoding hydrogenase 4 subunit F — MDFFILMLAIPLVSGALLTVFGERDWAPNLNIIASLGTFLAAVGLTGEIVANGPRFAFGEQFFIDSLNVFFVALTAFVGLTTSIFSGPYMRNEAEHGRLTKPRLRLYKSMYQLFMFTMLAALTTNNLGILWVAMEAATLTTVLLVSLYRTPASLEAAWKYFILCGVGIAQALFGTILLYFAAERVLGESGNALLWTHLIDVKGQLEPNIMALSFIFLLVGYGTKVGLAPLHNWLPDAHAEGPTPVSAVLSGLLLNVALYAILRCKVLADGAIPGDFAGKLMIGFGLFTLLVAAFFLSRQKDVKRMFAYSSIEHMGLITFAFGMGGPVANFAGLLHMTMHSLTKSAIFFAVGHATQKTGTQLMENIRGLIRINPLIGWGLMLGTLAILGMPPFGVFASEFMILTHAMKHYPWATPVLLLGLGVAFAAIFGKVQPMVFGETEARRLPHAPAITPVFLHLGIVLMLGLYIPPYLTRWFHEAARMLG, encoded by the coding sequence ATGGATTTCTTCATCCTCATGCTCGCCATTCCCCTCGTCAGCGGTGCGCTGCTGACGGTGTTCGGCGAGCGCGACTGGGCGCCCAACCTCAACATCATCGCCAGCCTCGGCACCTTCCTCGCGGCCGTCGGCCTGACCGGGGAGATCGTCGCCAACGGCCCGCGCTTCGCCTTCGGCGAGCAGTTCTTCATCGATTCGCTGAATGTCTTCTTCGTCGCGCTGACCGCCTTCGTCGGCTTGACCACCAGCATCTTCTCCGGCCCCTACATGCGGAACGAGGCCGAGCACGGCCGGCTCACCAAGCCGCGCCTGCGGCTCTACAAGAGCATGTACCAGCTCTTCATGTTCACCATGCTGGCGGCGCTGACCACCAACAACCTCGGCATCCTCTGGGTCGCCATGGAAGCGGCGACGCTGACCACCGTGCTGCTGGTGTCGCTCTACCGCACCCCGGCCAGCCTCGAAGCGGCGTGGAAATATTTCATCCTCTGCGGCGTCGGCATCGCCCAGGCGCTGTTCGGCACCATCCTGCTCTACTTCGCCGCCGAGCGCGTGCTGGGCGAGAGCGGCAATGCGTTGCTGTGGACCCACCTGATCGACGTCAAGGGCCAGCTCGAGCCGAACATCATGGCCCTGTCCTTCATCTTCCTGCTGGTCGGCTACGGCACCAAGGTGGGCCTGGCGCCGCTGCACAACTGGCTACCCGATGCTCACGCCGAGGGTCCGACGCCGGTGTCGGCGGTGCTCTCCGGCCTGCTGCTCAACGTCGCGCTCTACGCCATCCTGCGCTGCAAGGTGCTGGCCGATGGCGCCATTCCGGGCGATTTTGCCGGCAAGCTGATGATCGGCTTCGGCCTGTTCACGCTGCTGGTGGCGGCCTTCTTCCTCTCGCGGCAGAAGGATGTCAAACGCATGTTCGCCTACTCGTCGATCGAGCACATGGGCCTCATCACCTTCGCCTTCGGCATGGGCGGTCCGGTGGCCAATTTCGCCGGCCTGTTGCACATGACCATGCACTCGCTCACCAAGTCGGCGATCTTCTTCGCCGTCGGCCACGCCACGCAGAAGACCGGCACCCAGCTGATGGAAAACATCCGCGGCCTGATAAGGATCAATCCGCTGATCGGCTGGGGCCTGATGCTGGGCACACTGGCCATCCTCGGCATGCCGCCCTTCGGCGTGTTCGCCAGCGAGTTCATGATTCTCACCCACGCCATGAAGCACTACCCGTGGGCGACGCCGGTACTGCTGCTGGGCCTCGGCGTGGCCTTCGCCGCGATTTTCGGCAAGGTGCAGCCGATGGTGTTCGGCGAGACCGAGGCCAGGCGCCTGCCGCATGCGCCCGCCATCACGCCGGTGTTCCTGCATCTTGGCATCGTGCTGATGCTGGGCCTCTACATTCCGCCCTATCTCACGCGCTGGTTCCATGAAGCGGCGCGCATGCTCGGCTGA
- a CDS encoding formate hydrogenlyase, producing the protein MNAAIPFSAQLINLFAAVILLLAFAMLAQRRVLALINLFALQGLTLCLATLVAAVTTGQVHLYYSAGLTLALKVLLLPWILYRLVKKLNVKGEVEALINIPTTMLVGLVLVMIAFNVALPISELSHTITRGTLGIALAVVMLAFLMMITRQKAITQVVGFLSMENGLFLAATSATYGMPMVVELGIALDVLVGVIILGVFFFQIRDQFDSLDIHHMERLKDN; encoded by the coding sequence ATGAACGCCGCCATTCCCTTCTCGGCACAACTCATCAATCTTTTTGCGGCAGTGATCCTGCTGCTGGCCTTCGCCATGCTGGCGCAGCGCCGGGTGCTGGCACTGATCAACCTGTTCGCCCTGCAGGGGCTGACCCTCTGCCTGGCGACGCTGGTGGCCGCCGTCACCACCGGCCAGGTGCACCTGTATTACTCGGCAGGGCTGACGCTGGCGCTCAAGGTGCTGCTGCTGCCCTGGATCCTGTACCGGCTGGTGAAGAAGCTCAACGTCAAGGGCGAAGTCGAGGCGCTGATCAACATTCCGACGACGATGCTGGTGGGCCTCGTTCTCGTCATGATTGCCTTCAACGTAGCGCTGCCGATTTCAGAGCTGTCCCACACCATCACGCGCGGCACGCTCGGGATTGCCCTGGCGGTGGTGATGCTGGCCTTCCTGATGATGATCACGCGGCAAAAGGCCATCACCCAGGTGGTGGGTTTCCTCTCGATGGAAAACGGCCTGTTCCTCGCCGCCACCAGCGCCACCTACGGCATGCCGATGGTGGTCGAGCTCGGCATCGCGCTCGACGTGCTGGTCGGCGTCATCATCCTCGGCGTGTTCTTCTTCCAGATTCGCGACCAGTTCGACAGCCTGGATATCCATCACATGGAACGGCTCAAGGATAACTGA
- a CDS encoding BrnA antitoxin family protein: protein MRKEYDFSAARKNPYAAQLKKQITIRLDEESITYFKTISEDVGIPYQSLINLYLRDCAASHRKLDLNWK from the coding sequence ATGCGAAAAGAATACGACTTCTCCGCCGCGAGGAAGAACCCATACGCAGCACAACTCAAGAAGCAAATCACCATTCGGCTCGACGAAGAGTCCATCACGTACTTCAAGACAATCTCTGAAGACGTCGGCATTCCGTACCAGAGTCTCATCAATCTGTACTTGAGGGACTGCGCAGCGTCTCATCGCAAACTCGATCTCAATTGGAAATAG